From Carettochelys insculpta isolate YL-2023 chromosome 22, ASM3395843v1, whole genome shotgun sequence, one genomic window encodes:
- the LOC142024891 gene encoding uncharacterized protein LOC142024891 isoform X1, translating to MSPLPFSPDRGRAPTSGSRAAPALQRQSEDMAVAAEPVTLEEVAACSSEEEWALPAPGQRALYREVMQENYQTVRWLAGEEKVSENIEENLQQERPEQAVPRETLLGRSEGQVSQSPEHGQTSETQRSPERQQGNSSHRSRVGKRNEETVQQKIPHRRALYSCSDCGNVFQQRQALTVHQRIHTGEKPLQCAECGKCFSRRSSLNSHHTIHTAEKLYGCSECGKRFSRGSYLSEHQIIHTREGPFNCSDCGKSFSRSSHLVTHRRIHTGEKPFVCSECGKSFSSSSDLVTHRRIHTGEKPFNCSDCGKSFRQSSGLVTHRRIHTGEKPFQCSDCGKAFRQHSNLIDHQRTHAGEKPFGCSDCGKRFRRSSHLVRHRKIHTGEKPFQCSDCGKRFCRHSNLIDHQRTHTREKPSVRTQTTLNVRDSTKGRNPAT from the exons ATGTCTCCATTGCCCTTCTCCCCTGACAGGGGCAGAGCACCCACGTCCGGCTCCAGAGcggccccggccctgcagagacagagtGAGGACATGGCGGTGGCGGCGGAGCCggtgaccttggaggaggtgGCTGCTTGTTCCTCCGAGGAGgaatgggctctgcctgccccagggcagagagccctctacagggaggtgatgcaggagaattaccagaccgtgcgctggctgg caggtgaggAGAAGGTGAGCGAGAACATCGAGGAGAATCTTCAGCAGGAAAGACCGGAGCAAGCGGTTCCACGTGAGACGCTACTAGGAAGATCCGAAGGGCAGGTTTCTCAGAGTCCTGAGCACGGACAGACCTCTGAGACGCAGCgtagcccagaaaggcagcagggaaactcCAGTCACAGGAGCCGAGTGGGGAAAAGAAACGAAGAAACCGTTCAACAGAAAATCCCCCACCGGCGAGCGCTCTATTCTTGCAGCGACTGCGGGAACGTCTTCCAACAGAGACAGGCCCTTACTGTACACCAGAGAATCCACACCGGAGAGAAGCCCCTCCAGTGCGCCGAGTGCGGGAAGTGCTTCAGTCGGCGTTCATCTCTCAACAGTCATCATACTATCCACACAGCAGAGAAACTCTACGGCTGCTCCGAGTGCGGGAAAAGATTCAGTCGTGGCTCCTACCTTAGCGAACATCAGATAATACACACAAGAGAGggacccttcaactgctctgactgcgggaaaagcttcagtagGAGTTCGCACCTTGTTACACacaggagaatccacacaggagagaaacccttcgtCTGCTCTgagtgcgggaaaagcttcagtagCAGCTCAGACCTCGTTACGCAccggagaatccacacaggagagaaacccttcaactgctccgactgcgggaaaagcttccGGCAGAGCTCAGGCCTTGTTACGCAtcggagaatccacacaggagagaagccttTTCAGTGCTCTGACTGCGGGAAAGCCTTCCGTCAGCACTCAAATCTCATTGATCATCAGAGGACCCATGCAGGGGAGAAACCCTTCGGCTGCTCTGACTGCGGGAAAAGGTTCAGGAGGAGCTCGCACCTCGTTAGACACAGgaaaatccacacaggagagaagccctttcAGTGCTCCGACTGTGGGAAGAGGTTTTGTCGGCACTCAAATCTCATTGACCATCAGAGAACCCATACGAGAGAGAAACCTTCAGTGAGAACACAAACTACCCTGAACGTCAGAGATTCCACAAAGGGGAGAAACCCTGCGACCTGA
- the LOC142024891 gene encoding uncharacterized protein LOC142024891 isoform X2 — MSPLPFSPDRGRAPTSGSRAAPALQRQSEDMAVAAEPVTLEEVAACSSEEEWALPAPGQRALYREVMQENYQTVRWLGEEKVSENIEENLQQERPEQAVPRETLLGRSEGQVSQSPEHGQTSETQRSPERQQGNSSHRSRVGKRNEETVQQKIPHRRALYSCSDCGNVFQQRQALTVHQRIHTGEKPLQCAECGKCFSRRSSLNSHHTIHTAEKLYGCSECGKRFSRGSYLSEHQIIHTREGPFNCSDCGKSFSRSSHLVTHRRIHTGEKPFVCSECGKSFSSSSDLVTHRRIHTGEKPFNCSDCGKSFRQSSGLVTHRRIHTGEKPFQCSDCGKAFRQHSNLIDHQRTHAGEKPFGCSDCGKRFRRSSHLVRHRKIHTGEKPFQCSDCGKRFCRHSNLIDHQRTHTREKPSVRTQTTLNVRDSTKGRNPAT; from the exons ATGTCTCCATTGCCCTTCTCCCCTGACAGGGGCAGAGCACCCACGTCCGGCTCCAGAGcggccccggccctgcagagacagagtGAGGACATGGCGGTGGCGGCGGAGCCggtgaccttggaggaggtgGCTGCTTGTTCCTCCGAGGAGgaatgggctctgcctgccccagggcagagagccctctacagggaggtgatgcaggagaattaccagaccgtgcgctggctgg gtgaggAGAAGGTGAGCGAGAACATCGAGGAGAATCTTCAGCAGGAAAGACCGGAGCAAGCGGTTCCACGTGAGACGCTACTAGGAAGATCCGAAGGGCAGGTTTCTCAGAGTCCTGAGCACGGACAGACCTCTGAGACGCAGCgtagcccagaaaggcagcagggaaactcCAGTCACAGGAGCCGAGTGGGGAAAAGAAACGAAGAAACCGTTCAACAGAAAATCCCCCACCGGCGAGCGCTCTATTCTTGCAGCGACTGCGGGAACGTCTTCCAACAGAGACAGGCCCTTACTGTACACCAGAGAATCCACACCGGAGAGAAGCCCCTCCAGTGCGCCGAGTGCGGGAAGTGCTTCAGTCGGCGTTCATCTCTCAACAGTCATCATACTATCCACACAGCAGAGAAACTCTACGGCTGCTCCGAGTGCGGGAAAAGATTCAGTCGTGGCTCCTACCTTAGCGAACATCAGATAATACACACAAGAGAGggacccttcaactgctctgactgcgggaaaagcttcagtagGAGTTCGCACCTTGTTACACacaggagaatccacacaggagagaaacccttcgtCTGCTCTgagtgcgggaaaagcttcagtagCAGCTCAGACCTCGTTACGCAccggagaatccacacaggagagaaacccttcaactgctccgactgcgggaaaagcttccGGCAGAGCTCAGGCCTTGTTACGCAtcggagaatccacacaggagagaagccttTTCAGTGCTCTGACTGCGGGAAAGCCTTCCGTCAGCACTCAAATCTCATTGATCATCAGAGGACCCATGCAGGGGAGAAACCCTTCGGCTGCTCTGACTGCGGGAAAAGGTTCAGGAGGAGCTCGCACCTCGTTAGACACAGgaaaatccacacaggagagaagccctttcAGTGCTCCGACTGTGGGAAGAGGTTTTGTCGGCACTCAAATCTCATTGACCATCAGAGAACCCATACGAGAGAGAAACCTTCAGTGAGAACACAAACTACCCTGAACGTCAGAGATTCCACAAAGGGGAGAAACCCTGCGACCTGA
- the LOC142024891 gene encoding uncharacterized protein LOC142024891 isoform X3, whose translation MAVAAEPVTLEEVAACSSEEEWALPAPGQRALYREVMQENYQTVRWLAGEEKVSENIEENLQQERPEQAVPRETLLGRSEGQVSQSPEHGQTSETQRSPERQQGNSSHRSRVGKRNEETVQQKIPHRRALYSCSDCGNVFQQRQALTVHQRIHTGEKPLQCAECGKCFSRRSSLNSHHTIHTAEKLYGCSECGKRFSRGSYLSEHQIIHTREGPFNCSDCGKSFSRSSHLVTHRRIHTGEKPFVCSECGKSFSSSSDLVTHRRIHTGEKPFNCSDCGKSFRQSSGLVTHRRIHTGEKPFQCSDCGKAFRQHSNLIDHQRTHAGEKPFGCSDCGKRFRRSSHLVRHRKIHTGEKPFQCSDCGKRFCRHSNLIDHQRTHTREKPSVRTQTTLNVRDSTKGRNPAT comes from the exons ATGGCGGTGGCGGCGGAGCCggtgaccttggaggaggtgGCTGCTTGTTCCTCCGAGGAGgaatgggctctgcctgccccagggcagagagccctctacagggaggtgatgcaggagaattaccagaccgtgcgctggctgg caggtgaggAGAAGGTGAGCGAGAACATCGAGGAGAATCTTCAGCAGGAAAGACCGGAGCAAGCGGTTCCACGTGAGACGCTACTAGGAAGATCCGAAGGGCAGGTTTCTCAGAGTCCTGAGCACGGACAGACCTCTGAGACGCAGCgtagcccagaaaggcagcagggaaactcCAGTCACAGGAGCCGAGTGGGGAAAAGAAACGAAGAAACCGTTCAACAGAAAATCCCCCACCGGCGAGCGCTCTATTCTTGCAGCGACTGCGGGAACGTCTTCCAACAGAGACAGGCCCTTACTGTACACCAGAGAATCCACACCGGAGAGAAGCCCCTCCAGTGCGCCGAGTGCGGGAAGTGCTTCAGTCGGCGTTCATCTCTCAACAGTCATCATACTATCCACACAGCAGAGAAACTCTACGGCTGCTCCGAGTGCGGGAAAAGATTCAGTCGTGGCTCCTACCTTAGCGAACATCAGATAATACACACAAGAGAGggacccttcaactgctctgactgcgggaaaagcttcagtagGAGTTCGCACCTTGTTACACacaggagaatccacacaggagagaaacccttcgtCTGCTCTgagtgcgggaaaagcttcagtagCAGCTCAGACCTCGTTACGCAccggagaatccacacaggagagaaacccttcaactgctccgactgcgggaaaagcttccGGCAGAGCTCAGGCCTTGTTACGCAtcggagaatccacacaggagagaagccttTTCAGTGCTCTGACTGCGGGAAAGCCTTCCGTCAGCACTCAAATCTCATTGATCATCAGAGGACCCATGCAGGGGAGAAACCCTTCGGCTGCTCTGACTGCGGGAAAAGGTTCAGGAGGAGCTCGCACCTCGTTAGACACAGgaaaatccacacaggagagaagccctttcAGTGCTCCGACTGTGGGAAGAGGTTTTGTCGGCACTCAAATCTCATTGACCATCAGAGAACCCATACGAGAGAGAAACCTTCAGTGAGAACACAAACTACCCTGAACGTCAGAGATTCCACAAAGGGGAGAAACCCTGCGACCTGA